The Eurosta solidaginis isolate ZX-2024a chromosome 4, ASM4086904v1, whole genome shotgun sequence genome includes a window with the following:
- the LOC137248118 gene encoding uncharacterized protein: MLKSFPLKSLDELKEIDEKICQDNKAVYIKALKTLLKGKLTKKIDNVFSTEVIIAINIDGIHGKQGLKEYRQFFDTLLAAIDSPDPTTELRRAFAVTKKRYFHKVSIRKAAEKKRNTELTS; this comes from the exons ATGCTGAAATCTTTTCCTTTGAAGTCATTAGACGAGTTGAAGGAAATAGATGAAAAAATATGCCAAGATAACAAAGCAGTTTAT ATCAAAGCGCTAAAAACGCTACTGAAGgggaaattgacaaaaaaaatagATAACGTATTCAGCACCGAAGTCATCATCGCCATTAACATAGATGGAATCCACGGAAAGCAAGGACTAAAGGAATATCGGCAGTTCTTCGATACTTTATTAG CTGCAATTGATAGTCCGGATCCAACTACTGAACTCCGGCGTGCGTTTGCTGTAACAAAAAAAAGATACTTTCACAAAGTATCTATACGAAAAGCTGCGGAGAAAAAGCGTAACACCGAATTAACTTCGTAA